The DNA sequence GTTGTAAAAGTGAACTCAAGATTTTAAAAACTGATGTTGCTGCAAAAGCAGATGTTTCATTTGTTGCAGATGCTCCAATAGTTGCAGTTCTTCCGAGAGAATTTTTCGCGAATTTTATAACGCCCGTTCTAGAGCGTAATAATTTTTCAATTCAAATCAAAGCACCGCCAGACAAAGCGGAACTTCCTTTATTTATTTCATACTGTAATTTTAGAATTTAGAATAGTATATCATTTTTCAATTGAAGAATGATGATTAACGGTGTCCAAATATTTTTTGGACTTTCCCTATTTAAAACAATCTAAATTTATTACAATGAAAAAATTAATTTTCACAACTCTGTTTTCAGTATTTACAGTTTTAACTTTATCAGCGCAAAAAAGTGATGCCTCAATTACGAAATTGTATCAAAATTATTTGTCAATTAAAACTGCTTTGGCCACAGACAATTCTGATGAGGCCTCAAAAGCCGCTGATGCTTTTGTCAAATCTGCCTCAATGGTAGATTTCAAAGTTTTCTCTGAAGGGAATCTAGATCTTCTACGAAAAGATGCAAGTAAAATTGCGGAGAGCAGAAGTATTGAAACGCAGAGAGCATCCTTTAATGGTCTTTCTAGAAATATGATTTCACTGACGCAAAAATTTAAACTTTCTGATAAGCCGGTATTTGTGCAATATTGTCCAATGGCAGAAGCAAGTTGGTTAAGTGCAGAAAAGGAAATCAAAAATCCTTACTACGGAAAGTCAATGCTTACTTGTGGAAGCGTGAAATCTGAAATTAAATAAAACAGATTTCACAATGAAAAGTAAAGTGCCCAACTTTTTGAAATTTTGTACGTTACTGTTTCTTGTAGTTGCGGTTCAGGGATTTTCTCAGGACCATAAAATACACGATTCTAAAACGAAAGATGCAAAAGACGATGCTACGGGAAAATTATCCTTTGGCGGAAAAACAGTTCGTTATGATCTATTTGTAAAAGATACCGTTGTTAATTTTACCGGAAAACCAGCCAGAGCAATTGCCACTAACGGAAAATTGCAGGCGCCTACTTTGTATTTTACAGAAGGTGACACCGCCGAAATTTACCTGCATAATCAATTGAATGAAAATGCTGGTTTGCATTGGCATGGTGTGATTTTACCGAACGAAATGGATGGTGTTCCATATTTGACTACTAAAGAAGTAAAGCCCGGCGAAACCCATTTATATAAATTCAGAATCTCGCAGAACGGAACATATTGGTATCATTCTCATGAGGGAACTCAGGAACAGATAGGAATGAACGGAATATTGGTTTTCAAGAAAAGAGAAAGTCAGCCCAATAAGAAATTCGATGCCGATATTCCTGTACTACTAGGAGAATGGACAAACGAAAACCCAAAGCAGATCATGCGGAGATTGCACATGGATCAGGGAGATTGGTGGGCAATAAAGAAAGGAACAGTTCAGAGTTATTCCGAAGCCATTGCAAAAGGACATTTCGGGACAAAGCTTTTAAATGAATGGAAACGTATGGAAGCTATGGATGTAAGTGATGTTTACTATAATAATTTTCTAATCAATGGCGCCGTTTCTTCTGATTATAAGAATCTAAAAGCAGGTGACAAAGTCCATCTTCGTGTTGCCAACGGAGGATCTTCCTCTTATTTCTGGTTAAATTATGGTGGCGGAAAAATCACCGTCATTGGTAATGATGGTAATGAAGTGGAGCCAGTGGAAGTTGATCGCTTAATTGTCGGAGTTTCTGAAACCTATGATATTGAAGTTACGATACCGGAAAATAAAAGTTTTGAATTCCGTTCTACGTCAGAAGACAGACAAGGTCATGCTTCTTT is a window from the Kaistella flava (ex Peng et al. 2021) genome containing:
- a CDS encoding HYC_CC_PP family protein yields the protein MKKFLAIMFTVFYFGFSSGMVYNVHYCLDQIFVSSASKTCDLCSTDKEKDCCKSELKILKTDVAAKADVSFVADAPIVAVLPREFFANFITPVLERNNFSIQIKAPPDKAELPLFISYCNFRI
- a CDS encoding DUF3347 domain-containing protein; translation: MKKLIFTTLFSVFTVLTLSAQKSDASITKLYQNYLSIKTALATDNSDEASKAADAFVKSASMVDFKVFSEGNLDLLRKDASKIAESRSIETQRASFNGLSRNMISLTQKFKLSDKPVFVQYCPMAEASWLSAEKEIKNPYYGKSMLTCGSVKSEIK